AACACCTTTAACATTATCAgtcctgatatatattttcGCAAAAGGTAAAAAAGACGGTTTAGATAAATCTACGAGAACAGATATCAATTCAAGCGTTATAAAAGCATGTTATATAcgtcataattatatattattattatatttgtcATAAGACCAACAGAGTAGTTGGTGAACATTGAAGGGTTGCTGCCTACATACGAATCTGTAGACGAAGACACCTCTGAGTAATTTTCTAAAACTTCCATTGTACTTTTTTTGACTGACTTtgacatttcaaataaaaaccGATGTTTTAATACAATGATGTTTCAGTTCAACCCCGTGTGGTCATTAGATCTGTACCGAATACTTTCCTAATAGGAGATATCAATATTACACAGATTTGGTCCATGTGCACACTTCTTTAGCATATATAacactgaaaaaatatataaatgataaaataacaagAATTAATTTAAAGGAATATTTTCGCTATATTACATACTGATCAATAAAAGATAATAATTGCATAGAAAATCACTGATAAAAACTGTTCATTGCATACATGTAGCTGCGACAACATGACGATGCATGTTAAGCTATGTTGAAAATACAGCAAGacatttacaaataattacaaGTAGAtacaaatttcaaaacataacaatggtataattatcatcatcatcattaggTTATTTACGTTTCATTAAATCACTCTAGGTAGAACAGATTGAAATAGGTCCTGTTTATAAACACCTTCTTACATAAAGGTTATATAGCCCGATTTaacataaaagaaaaacaaatacaaaaacgaTGCCAGTCATGGATTCAAACTTAACGTCTATAACAGATAGGTGATCGAAATGACACATGCGTTTTAATATACTGAATCCATTGATACATATATGATCTACAACTCTGGTAAACATAGTCTTATCGTTTCACTTATATGTCCTTTTCACGGCACAATCGTTGCTACATGTTTTCAGGTTTGTGACGTTAGCATACAGGAAATCAGTGTTGTCTCCATATTGTCTAAACACTGCTTCTCCGGGGATCCATTGTAATGCGTTCTGTATATGTCCGTTTGAAAAGTTCTGAAAGTTCACTGGTTCACGAAAATTTTCATCCGATGTAGATAAGACTTAATTATAATGCATGACGATATGACAAAATTGATGTATCCGTAATGAGAAACACAACATATGTCTTTTGCATTAAATATCCCGTGCGTGCTTGAATGTCACCATACTATTATTATTGCCGCTCTTATCTGGTTCCCTACAGAAGACAAAGGAACGCATTATCAGTAGCTGATTGTGATAGTGAAAACTATGTTAAGATAATAATCAAATAGTTAACAGGAAACGCATTTTATGTTCGTTAAGTTGAAATTCTATTAGAACTACAATTTCATATTTGTTCAAGTTCTATCTAAACTGAACCAATTAAATAAATGGATTAAATggaattaaatattatgaaaaggTCTCAAACATTggataaaatgaataaatggtACTACTAGTAAATCAAACGTGATACGATACCTTTGTGGTGATAAAAGCTGTGATCAGAGACTCTGTGTCCATGTTGCATTCCTGCATCGCCAGTAAAATCATGTTCCTTGTTGGCGGAGGCTGGGTCTCGGTAATGAACGTTTCCAACAAGGCTTTAATCTTGTCATGAGTCGGCCTGCTTCTATACTGGTCGTCAAAATTGTCTACATCTTCTGGCTGGAAACCAAGCTCAAGGAACATGTTGAAGTAGGTTTTAACGTCTATATACCTCGCAATGATTTGGACATCATGTACAGAGAGTGTTTCCTGTAGCCACACCACCGGCAATCGCTCATCTGATATTATATTGAAAAGGTGATGACTTAAAGAACCAatagtttctttatttttgACGTCCTTTGCGGATATTGAAATTCATCATCTAGTTAGGAAAGATGAAATTCTTAACAATAATCACACAATGTGTGGCCTATTTGTTCATTAGACATCCCTACCTTTATAGATAAAATCCTCCTTGGAGTCAGTTATTCCAAATAGTTTCCCTGGGTCCATTCCGTTTTGTAACATTGCCACAGCTACTGTCTTGAACTTGCTATCTACTCTCATTTTGGAAAGTTGAAGGAAAACCTTTGTTATCCGAGATCTAAATGCGAGGTGTCGATGCTCTTCCATCTCCTGTTGAAGTAGTTCACTAGGACAGCCAAGGCCGACAAAGAATGTCTGATATCCACTGCCGATATATTTGGAAACCCTGTCAATTTCTTTGTACGATAATTTCCTCTCAGGCAATTCATGACTCATATCTGTAATTACagttaattttaattattaaactATTTCATAGGCAAGGAATAACGTTCTTCCTACATTAAAGTAATTTGATTcagtttttatttatcaaatacactaatgtcttgtttgtttgatttaatgtaacattttgatattttatactttttaaTCTGCTAAAGTTACAAAAAGGGTGGAATAAAAAGGGTTGAGAAACTAACACTACAAGTGACATTTTCAACAGAATTGTACAGCAAATTATCAGAATTGTATGCTTAGGTTTCACTGATTAATTGACTCACCTTCAGATAACCTTGCTGTCTATTTGTcctagaaaaaaaataaagcacgattattgatataacaaatactTTAACTTAATAAAACAATGTCAATTATTAGCACAATTACATGCATGATGAAATAAAGCACGTACCACTATTCACGGATCTTCGAACCAAACGTAAATATCATCTCTCTTTATCCATTCACAACCATTTGGTCCGATGCATTCAAGGCGTTTTCAAATCTTTTCAATTCGTCCTATATTCACCATTTTGTCACTCGATGGGAAGCGAAAGTCGTTTGTGTAGGTACAACTGATAGTTCAGATGGCTTTTGCAGAGTTGGATTATCGTGGATAGTTTGAAGAACATCAGCAAACATTGCTTCTTGCTCTTCTCTCTACGGTTATGATATATAAGTTATAATTGTTCAGTGCAATCACTTAAAGAAATAACAATCAGTGTATAGCAAAGCAATGCTTCTATTTGAACAAATGTACACTACACTATCTATGATGATCATCGTTGACAGAAAGACGTATTCTACATTGGGCAAGGAGTAAGGTTATATGTTAGGGGTTGGGGTCTCCGGTGCGGATattattacaaatgtatgttgTTTTGTGAGTGTTCATGCTTTCTTGTAGATATGTATTATGAATGTAGAAGCACGGCAACGGACGAAGCACAAGTCCGGTGAAATGATGTAAGCATATACTATTCTACTGATTGAGCACATACAATAAATTCCTTACATCAGACGAAACTTGGTCGAGGTGGGATCATACGAGGATCACGGGTGGAGTTCTGGCATAGACTGCGAAGTCGTCAATAGCATAGGTGGCAATGTTCTTCAGCCACTGCTCCGTTATACCTGTCAACATTGAATTCAAAGGAGATATACATGACTGATAATGCAACAGAGCAtgtagttatatgataaatCCAATCACTGCATCTGCCAGGGGTCGGAACCTCTGACTAAAGAGACGCTCTTTGTAGCCGGGTGGTATATTGCAATTGGTATTGATCAgggttacatacatgtaataacaaatgaaaaacCGACACTCAATAACGTTACTGCATACTGAAATCATTAGATGCGGACTATGTTAAAACTATAATTAACAATCCGTTTGATATAATTACCATATCCTGCTGCCAATCTTTCTGGATCTGTACACATCTTTAAGTCGAATACA
This portion of the Argopecten irradians isolate NY unplaced genomic scaffold, Ai_NY scaffold_0434, whole genome shotgun sequence genome encodes:
- the LOC138312714 gene encoding uncharacterized protein, giving the protein MSHELPERKLSYKEIDRVSKYIGSGYQTFFVGLGCPSELLQQEMEEHRHLAFRSRITKVFLQLSKMRVDSKFKTVAVAMLQNGMDPGKLFGITDSKEDFIYKDERLPVVWLQETLSVHDVQIIARYIDVKTYFNMFLELGFQPEDVDNFDDQYRSRPTHDKIKALLETFITETQPPPTRNMILLAMQECNMDTESLITAFITTKGTR